ACCCACCTGTCTTGGGTGAGAGACGTGCATACTCGGAGCCTCTCGCGCCGTGACGAATCTGGAATTGAGAAGGTCTACTCTGCCCTTGATTTCCATGGCTATGCAGGGTCTTTTGACGAGGAGACCATAGCTCAGATCAGGGCCAACCCTGATGTCAGTGTTTCTTAACACATATCCACATTCTTCCAACACataccaccaccttctcaccCCCGTTACCTTTTCATAGCACTAACCCCTCCCAGGTCTCCTCCGTAGAACAAGACCAAACCTTCCACCTAAcctaccacctcccctcccaaccccgccatcgccaaacAGGCCTCACCACCCAGAAAGACGCCCCCTGGGGGCTGGGTAGTATCTCCCACCGAGCCCCCAACTCGACAGATTACATCTACGACAGCCGTGGTGATGCCGTGGACGGGTACACCGCCTACGTCGTCGACACCGGCATCCGCACCACCCACAatgagtttgaggggggtaGGGCAATCTTTGGGTATAACGCCTACCCTGACGCGGACAGCGATGAGGACAATATTGGACATGGAACGCATGTCAGTGGGACGATTGCTGGGAAGACGTACGGGGTTGCGAAGAAGGCaagggtggtggcggtgaagGTTTTTGATTGGGGTTCTGTAAGTTATTTCTTTCTATCTTTGCAAGAGTGCCCGATTTGTTGTGACGCTCTCTCACGCCCTCTTTTGGAGTGCGGTGACCTTGTTGACACCCCTTttaccccttttcccccttttcctacCCCACCTTTGCtaacaccatcacctcacACAGTCGACAACCTCCATCGTCCTCGACGGCTACCTATGGGCAGTAAACAACATCACGACCCCCGCCAAATCagtcatcaacctctccctcggcgGTCCCCAATCCGACGCCGTCGACTCCGCCATTGCAGCGGCATACTCCGCTGGTATTCTCACCGTCGTCGCCGCAGGGAACGACGGCCGTTCCTCTGACAATGGGTGGGGCAGTCCGGCCTCAGCTCCTGAGGCGTTGGCGGTGGGTGCGGTGGATGTGGAGAATGTCAGGCCTAGCTTTAGCAACTGGGGGCCGGGGGTGGATATCTGGGCTccgggggtgatggtgagaagCGCGTGGAattgggat
The sequence above is a segment of the Podospora pseudoanserina strain CBS 124.78 chromosome 5, whole genome shotgun sequence genome. Coding sequences within it:
- the SUB2_3 gene encoding Suppressor of the cold-sensitive snRNP biogenesis mutant brr1-1 (COG:O; EggNog:ENOG503NU05; MEROPS:MER0000344) encodes the protein MMVERLMVDLICLGQRAWECIPTPLRNKELCKYKSPSFLTHSLCFEVINIILRSYLRYKSYDMVRITYILLCVGIALALPVAKRDNAPVPIAGKYIITLRPGAAPSFETHLSWVRDVHTRSLSRRDESGIEKVYSALDFHGYAGSFDEETIAQIRANPDVSSVEQDQTFHLTYHLPSQPRHRQTGLTTQKDAPWGLGSISHRAPNSTDYIYDSRGDAVDGYTAYVVDTGIRTTHNEFEGGRAIFGYNAYPDADSDEDNIGHGTHVSGTIAGKTYGVAKKARVVAVKVFDWGSSTTSIVLDGYLWAVNNITTPAKSVINLSLGGPQSDAVDSAIAAAYSAGILTVVAAGNDGRSSDNGWGSPASAPEALAVGAVDVENVRPSFSNWGPGVDIWAPGVMVRSAWNWDDGDYLEVEGTSMASPHVAGLVLYLRSLEGGGQGGLVGAVVDKVRELGTKGVVKEAGRGSVNLLTYNGNGA